A DNA window from Lachancea thermotolerans CBS 6340 chromosome G complete sequence contains the following coding sequences:
- the DOP1 gene encoding Dop1p (similar to uniprot|Q03921 Saccharomyces cerevisiae YDR141C DOP1), with amino-acid sequence MMSVPLKPLSVDFNSRQLDSKQKKFHASIERALQHFDSVTEWADYIASLGKLLKALQSWTPQFQNVKYYVPFPYQVSRRLASSLSPNLPSGVHQKTIEVYNVIFSKIGIEALNKECNIWVPGILPLMSYASISVKGPLIDLYENYLLRISPSALRLLVKPLVASLFPGIDDDSSEFQPAVFSLLEVLRANVADEPLFWQSCFIVIITNKDRRLGGLAWLTRMLPSLNAVPHKVAQNKLEEDKAKAKGDAKYRRQTALDLLLPEAKNVVHPEPGLLIRCLVNCLGEENELLIKRGVLDLLLQRINLDSPVIQSLASDSDLRMLMMSCCKTMLNRDVSISRRIWNWLLGPASINANQQHQTNANEYFPHFGEQCLKEGLTAMMGDEAQAPVAFRICIAIMDRWEIASRIIPLVFVPLMKTVRGFENNEIVMKNASSFFDSVETNIICSHLFQVTVFDLDLDLLSFVLSTFKVENDEEIVVRHLPLLLMTVLAKRDEFALPDVYRVSALLVNLIPERAFLPIEHTGVLQDSRCNNQDVLKLISEYYTKLLSPATLSNVNDSYDLSPPFSSEDLTYLIVAEFHDVLLKTFNNEREFNKMVGLFVKLMEKIPNDSNSTDDMSSVSAGKGLEQVLVNKLFEIKGELENHPNGSIFGWLKLYTDYLAPKVTVIQSAKLTKTFVVGAWPYLIDPNTQIETVKSLDSLQGSVRGKHVESALAYAFISELGISSRISALEGIWVHSGDASTLARRPLELVLDELFDDQDPNFLSTSRWVLSVVKQGLAGRLFHILCENILNCKLIYKGALEDLDDIDSYIYHCQTLINVLRIEPSIVLHTFNLEQTSVQTLEIWNGADVSTYKNLAIAIAIKFLKTKNTTGKSVRTTLLLLDILLDGTEHNFKHIVIFLLHLATKHFSSGDLESELISVSLLDIISKVLALSHNNQITLGIFEDDASHLRYIDFLVLGVTSMDKPLIIHSYVKLLSESLVYFQNSIFSIILPLTTSITGCINKLFHSTSVKGDRYQSIAYLIDGLQELMEVSHSYLAAEESGGYLSAGSSKNDFLQNMVANVFSNDSNASNSKLKHQREIIVQSFKLVVSCCLNIWSWAHDYSKAREIEDHEPNEGLFEDSLHHQAYKYKYQSKKLLSAVFGLEPLEVLEELISEGPSNVSLTLVHALDGNKPALTLPHLFQGIVYRCNKFSSITFSNTTASKSAPHPLLINQLETQPLLNFVLAYLSALESAALEEIFGDLMLFLKEITSNHQHYKQLAPLVLKMIALVCEKLHNSRFGEDKRVRRELSDAFCRYLPNAVGEDVDINNATLYEDFDFVCSRLKYIVIDYPSGDKFCTCVSLFVQFAVTPYFKKQNDRYIPRHVVRLALTTSKIGSKVKAWKALVSEAFMSDKKFSLVGQSPLCAEVIFEWSNYPENREKLMQELIASIGTKANGISPNINPFTAWSDSEIETKCHNILRVSFLLLISPRDHHLLCFRSIMGQLEQNLISDDQRMKSHSFLLLRCVLLQFSAMHFGEYWSMLAYSLQTGLQDFYEHLQMQQEFPADVVFQVSKCVDLILTLNFEEFSACYEWLFVIDTMNCIYKSDPYISLADEISDFKDFTKSESDDFAMAQDPIVRVPLLQGIHKVEKYTQLRGFFHNLSYAHYEEMYAMKKVDLDSCTSDALADVFALQLHQR; translated from the coding sequence ATGATGTCGGTCCCACTCAAGCCTTTGTCGGTAGACTTTAACAGTCGACAGCTGGACTcgaagcaaaagaagtttcATGCAAGCATTGAGCGTGCTCTACAGCATTTTGATTCAGTGACGGAGTGGGCAGATTATATTGCCAGTCTTGGAAAATTACTAAAAGCTCTACAAAGCTGGACCCCCCAATTTCAGAATGTTAAGTACTACGTGCCATTTCCATATCAAGTGAGTAGGAGGCTCGCGTCCTCTTTATCCCCTAACTTACCATCTGGTGTTCATCAGAAAACAATTGAAGTCTACAATGTGATATTCAGCAAAATCGGAATTGAAGCGCTTAATAAAGAATGCAACATTTGGGTACCTGGCATTTTGCCGTTAATGTCCTACGCGTCAATATCAGTTAAGGGCCCTCTTATCGACCTTTATGAGAACTACTTACTGCGTATATCCCcttcagctcttcgacTTCTCGTTAAACCTCTTGTTGCCAGTCTATTCCCGGGAATTGATGACGATAGCAGTGAATTTCAGCCCGCTGTCTTTAGCCTTTTGGAGGTTCTACGCGCAAACGTAGCCGATGAGCCCTTGTTTTGGCAAAGTTGTTTCATCGTTATAATTACAAACAAAGACAGGAGGTTGGGCGGACTTGCGTGGCTGACTCGGATGCTTCCTTCTTTGAATGCTGTTCCACATAAGGTTGCTCAGAACAAACTTGAGGAGGacaaagcaaaagcaaAAGGCGATGCCAAATATAGGCGTCAAACTGCACTTGATCTCCTTTTGCCTGAAGCTAAAAATGTTGTGCATCCAGAGCCAGGCCTTCTTATTCGTTGCCTTGTGAACTGTTTAGGTGAAGAGAACGAACTACTCATCAAAAGGGGTGTTTTAGACCTTTTACTGCAGCGTATCAATTTAGATTCGCCTGTCATTCAAAGCTTAGCATCAGACTCTGACCTCAGAATGCTCATGATGAGTTGCTGTAAGACTATGCTTAATCGTGATGTGTCTATAAGCCGAAGAATATGGAATTGGCTTTTAGGCCCCGCCTCTATAAATGCAAatcaacaacatcaaaCGAACGCAAACGAATACTTTCCTCATTTTGGCGAGCAATGCCTTAAGGAAGGTTTGACTGCTATGATGGGAGACGAGGCACAGGCTCCGGTAGCTTTTCGAATCTGCATAGCCATCATGGATCGCTGGGAAATCGCGTCACGAATTATTCCACTTGTTTTTGTgcctttgatgaaaacagTTCGTGGCTTCGAAAACAACGAAATTGTAATGAAGAACGCGTCATCCTTTTTTGATTCTGTTGAGACAAACATTATATGCAgtcatctttttcaagttaCTGTTTTTGACCTTGACCTCgatcttctttcttttgtcCTGTCAACATTTAAAGTTGAGaacgatgaagaaatagTGGTCCGTCATTTGCCGCTGTTATTAATGACTGTTTTAGCAAAAAGGGATGAGTTCGCCTTGCCTGATGTTTATCGTGTCTCAGCTTTGCTTGTAAATCTCATTCcagaaagagctttcttgcCTATAGAGCACACTGGTGTACTTCAAGACAGTAGGTGTAACAACCAAGACGTGTTGAAACTTATCTCAGAGTACTACACTAAGCTTTTGAGCCCGGCTACTCTCTCGAACGTCAATGATTCCTATGATCTATCTCCTCCGTTTTCGAGCGAAGACTTGACTTATTTGATTGTTGCGGAGTTCCACGACGTGCTATTGAAAACATTCAATAACGAACGCGAGTTTAACAAAATGGTTGGCCTCTTTGTAAAGCTGATGGAAAAAATCCCCAATGACAGTAACTCGACTGATGATATGAGCTCCGTTTCAGCTGGAAAAGGTCTTGAGCAGGTTTTGGTCAACAAACTCTTTGAGATAAAGGGAGAGTTAGAAAATCATCCTAATGGATCTATTTTTGGATGGCTAAAACTATATACAGACTACCTCGCTCCGAAAGTTACGGTCATTCAATCCGCAAAGCTTACGAAGACATTTGTTGTAGGTGCTTGGCCTTACCTGATTGATCCCAACACTCAAATCGAAACCGTTAAGTCATTAGACTCTCTTCAAGGATCTGTAAGGGGAAAACATGTTGAAAGCGCTTTGGCATATGCTTTCATTTCAGAACTTGGCATATCATCAAGAATAAGTGCATTAGAAGGTATTTGGGTACATTCCGGAGATGCTTCAACTTTAGCTCGAAGGCCTTTAGAATTGGTTTTGGATGAATTGTTTGATGACCAAGATCCAAATTTTCTGAGTACCTCAAGATGGGTATTAAGTGTGGTGAAACAAGGTCTGGCGGGTAGGCTTTTCCATATCTTGTGTGAAAATATTCTCAATTGCAAATTGATTTACAAAGGTGCCTTGGAAGATCTCGATGATATCGATTCATATATCTATCATTGTCAAACATTGATAAACGTGCTTAGGATTGAACCTTCTATCGTCCTTCATACGTTCAATTTGGAGCAAACATCAGTGCAAACGCTTGAGATTTGGAATGGCGCCGACGTTTCAACTTATAAAAACCTTGCAATTGCAATTGCGATCAAATTTTTAAAGACTAAAAACACTACTGGTAAAAGTGTTCGTACAActttgcttcttctcgatATCCTGCTTGATGGTACAGAACACAATTTTAAGCACATCGTGATATTTTTACTGCACCTCGCAACTAAACATTTTAGCTCAGGCGATTTGGAATCTGAGTTGATCTCGGTTTCATTGCTTGATATCATTTCAAAGGTATTGGCCTTGTCACACAATAACCAAATTACGCTGGGCATCTTCGAGGACGATGCATCTCATCTAAGATACATtgatttccttgttctAGGCGTAACAAGCATGGATAAACCTCTTATTATTCACTCCTATGTTAAGTTGTTATCTGAAAGTTTGGTTTACTTCCAAAACTCAATCTTTTCCATAATATTGCCACTAACAACATCCATAACTGGTTGCATAAACAAGTTGTTTCATTCAACCTCTGTAAAAGGAGACCGGTATCAATCAATAGCGTATTTGATCGATGGATTACAGGAACTGATGGAAGTCTCTCACAGCTACCTCGCAGCAGAAGAAAGCGGAGGGTATTTGAGTGCAGGATCTTCTAAAAACGACTTTTTGCAAAACATGGTAGCCAAcgttttttcaaatgacTCTAATGCTTCAAATTCCAAACTCAAGCACCAGAGAGAAATCATTGTTcaatctttcaagcttgtGGTCAGCTGTTGTCTGAATATTTGGTCATGGGCGCATGATTACTCAAAAGCGCGAGAGATTGAAGATCACGAACCGAATGAAggcctttttgaagattcaTTACATCACCAAGCCTATAAATACAAATACCAATCCAAGAAGTTATTGAGCGCGGTTTTCGGCTTGGAACCATTGGAAGTCCTCGAGGAGCTAATTTCAGAGGGTCCTAGTAATGTTAGTTTAACTTTGGTTCATGCTTTGGATGGAAACAAACCGGCCTTAACATTGCCACATTTGTTCCAGGGCATTGTCTACCGCTGTAACAAGTTCTCGTCGATAACCTTCTCGAACACtacagcttcaaagagcGCTCCACATCCCTTACTTATAAACCAATTAGAGACGCAGCCGCTGCTAAACTTTGTCCTAGCTTATCTCTCGGCGCTTGAAAGCGCAGCACTTGAGGAAATTTTTGGTGACTTAAtgttatttttgaaagaaatcaCCAGTAATCATCAACACTACAAACAACTGGCACCGttggttttgaagatgatAGCCCTTGTTTGCGAAAAGTTGCATAATTCAAGATTTGGGGAGGACAAACGAGTAAGAAGAGAGCTTTCTGATGCATTTTGCAGGTATTTACCAAACGCGGTGGGGGAGGACGTGGACATCAACAACGCAACCTTATAtgaagactttgactttgtcTGTTCCAGGTTGAAATACATTGTAATTGACTACCCTTCGGGCGATAAGTTCTGTACTTGTGTTTCACTGTTTGTTCAATTTGCAGTTACGCCTTATTTTAAGAAGCAGAATGATAGGTACATTCCCAGACATGTTGTTCGCCTCGCTTTGACTACCTCGAAAATAGGAAGCAAAGTCAAAGCATGGAAAGCCCTTGTCAGTGAAGCCTTCATGAGCGACAAGAAATTTTCCCTCGTTGGGCAAAGTCCACTTTGTGCTGAGGTTATTTTTGAATGGTCCAACTATCCTGAAAACAGGGAAAAGCTCATGCAAGAATTAATCGCATCGATAGGCACAAAAGCTAATGGCATCAGTCCTAATATCAACCCCTTTACTGCTTGGAGTGATTCGGAAATTGAAACTAAGTGCCACAATATTCTTCGCGTTAGCTTTCTGCTCCTTATATCTCCTCGTGATCACCACCTGCTCTGCTTTAGGTCCATCATGGGTCAGCTAGAACAGAATTTGATCTCAGATGATCAAAGAATGAAGTCTCacagctttcttcttttgaggtGCGTTCTGCTACAGTTTTCAGCAATGCACTTCGGCGAATACTGGAGCATGTTGGCTTATAGTTTGCAAACAGGCCTTCAAGACTTCTATGAGCATCTACAAATGCAACAAGAATTTCCAGCGGATGTCGTTTTTCAAGTCTCTAAATGTGTTGACCTgattttgactttgaactTCGAGGAGTTTTCTGCTTGCTACGAATGGCTTTTCGTTATTGATACAATGAACTGCATTTACAAAAGTGATCCTTATATCAGTCTAGCGGATGAGATCAGcgacttcaaagacttcacAAAAAGCGAATCTGACGATTTTGCGATGGCGCAAGATCCTATAGTCCGAGTTCCCCTACTCCAAGGCATTCACAAGGTTGAGAAGTACACCCAACTCAGGGGCTTTTTCCATAATCTAAGCTACGCGCATTATGAGGAGATGTACgcgatgaagaaagtgGACCTGGACAGTTGCACGTCAGATGCTCTGGCGGATGTGTTTGCTCTGCAACTACATCAGCGGTAA
- the MTQ2 gene encoding S-adenosylmethionine-dependent methyltransferase (similar to uniprot|Q03920 Saccharomyces cerevisiae YDR140W MTQ2 Putative S-adenosylmethionine- dependent methyltransferase of the seven beta-strand family methylates release factor eRF1 (Sup45p) in vitro) has translation MLPTPHVSCDYDKVYEPSEDSFLILDALEKEQAFLRTYFRSKPTVVCEVGCGSGIVTTFMMQNDIPNEHAIYLPTDVNPWAMDSMVESASLNNCCTKMLSPIRTNLTSSIRPREIDFLVFNPPYVPAESVPYMPLDSEANEGDWLDLALLGGDDGMAITWKLLDSLDKIMAPGGIAYILFCARNHPEKVVKTMSTRGWKCELTEHRKAGWEVLSVYKFYR, from the coding sequence ATGCTTCCAACACCGCACGTCAGCTGTGACTATGATAAGGTCTACGAACCATCGGAGGATAGCTTTTTAATACTAGATGCTCTAGAAAAGGAACAGGCATTCTTGAGGACTTATTTTAGATCTAAACCGACGGTCGTGTGCGAGGTAGGATGTGGGTCCGGAATAGTCACAACGTTCATGATGCAAAACGATATTCCAAACGAGCACGCTATATATCTTCCCACAGATGTGAACCCATGGGCAATGGACTCTATGGTAGAAAGTGCTTCTCTAAATAATTGCTGCACAAAAATGCTAAGTCCTATTCGCACTAATCTCACCAGCTCTATTCGCCCAAGAGAAATAGACTTTCTTGTGTTCAACCCCCCATATGTCCCTGCGGAATCAGTGCCGTATATGCCTTTAGATTCAGAAGCCAATGAGGGTGATTGGTTAGATCTCGCTCTTCTAGGAGGGGACGATGGCATGGCTATCACCTGGAAGCTCCTCGACAGCCTTGATAAAATTATGGCGCCTGGAGGCATAGCATACATTTTGTTTTGCGCGAGGAATCATCCTGAAAAGGTTGTTAAAACGATGTCTACTAGAGGCTGGAAATGTGAACTAACAGAACACAGAAAAGCTGGCTGGGAGGTGCTGAGCGTATACAAGTTTTACCGCTGA
- the RUB1 gene encoding NEDD8 family protein RUB1 (similar to uniprot|Q03919 Saccharomyces cerevisiae YDR139C RUB1 Ubiquitin-like protein with similarity to mammalian NEDD8), translated as MKLTVKTLTGKEIPVVVDPDDKVYRIKEYLEEKEGIPPTQQRLIFQGKQIDDDKSVSSANLSSGMQLHLVLTLRGGF; from the exons ATGAAGCTGACAGTTAAGACATTAACCGGCAAAGAGATACCGGTTGTGGTTGACCCGGATGACAAGGTTTATCGCATTAAAGAGTACTTagaggagaaagaaggTATTCCTCCAACTCAACAGAGACTAATTTTTCAGGGCAAGCAAAT TGATGATGATAAATCTGTTTCTTCTGCCAACCTAAGTTCGGGAATGCAATTGCATCTCGTTCTAACTCTGCGCGGCGGTTTTTGA
- the CLF1 gene encoding Clf1p (similar to uniprot|Q12309 Saccharomyces cerevisiae YLR117C CLF1 SYnthetic lethal with cdcForty Crooked neck Like Factor an ortholog of the Drosophila crooked neck gene crn pre-mRNA splicing factor): protein MPLGANIHSLLEFLYYFCVLWIYPLHFISTKVYSEGVELVKSKLNHMEPEPVQISADSLLRGAFDQKAPIKPTTKVEILDLEELKEYQRRKRSEFENVLKVKRHDIKQWARYAKFELDQRDMRRARSVFERALQINNAYVPLWIKYIDSELKARNVNHARNLLNRATNLLPRVGKLWLKYVIVEESLNNTDIVRQLFAKWCSLGPGKNAFDAYVDFEIRHGNFENVRKVYGRYVLAHPEISTWLKWVAFEKKHGDSDTTRQVLSLGLDTFSLYEISKDSDIASLVGAYAEWEATQQEYERSSALFDLASQRWPHNGDLERRRVQFEKMYGTSTNVNDSITSKRKREYEIALSNDPKDYDTWWIYLDLLQKHYPNQAIPGFHKSVTGNAPDGKVKNLSWERYIYLWLRCLTYFELDVSDLKETRRMYKRLIKEVIPHKSFTFAKVWVMYAKFELRQGDIMTARKILGQALGICPKNKIFKYYIELEIQLKEFDRVRKIYEQYIAFNALESDNWLAYAELEDNLGDEERARGIFHIALSDKVGLDTNERFKILEQLITFETNAGEYAKARQAYDALVQLSGYSPTTYIERAMFESTIPADNLSKDDQSQNMAEGDEDEPLDVTEANKRNSRSIFNKALDFYKEQGDKESRCAMLRALNSYEAVHGTVQTREAARKRLPKRRTLTKRENNVEVEYTDYEFPEDEEGEVGFSNNDKLLALAQKWKQGNT from the coding sequence ATGCCTTTAGGGGCAAATATCCATAGTCTTTTAGAGTTTTTGTATTATTTTTGTGTACTATGGATTTATCCACTTCATTTTATTTCTACGAAAGTTTATTCAGAAGGTGTTGAACTTGTGAAGAGTAAACTTAACCACATGGAACCTGAGCCTGTTCAAATCTCAGCAGATTCTTTGCTGCGTGGcgcttttgatcaaaaggCGCCCATAAAGCCAACCACTAAAGTCGAAATCCTTGATTTAGAGGAGCTTAAGGAGTATCAGCGGCGCAAGAGGTCAGAGTTCGAAAACGTTCTCAAGGTCAAACGACATGACATTAAGCAGTGGGCCCGGTATGCCAAATTTGAGCTTGACCAGCGTGATATGAGGAGAGCAAGATCCGTTTTCGAGAGGGCCTTGCAAATTAACAACGCCTATGTGCCATTATGGATCAAATATATCGACTCAGAACTCAAAGCTAGAAATGTGAACCATGCGCGAAATCTTCTCAATCGCGCCACTAACCTTTTGCCCCGGGTTGGCAAGCTCTGGCTGAAGTATGTGATAGTGGAAGAATCACTCAATAACACGGACATTGTTCGACAACTTTTTGCTAAATGGTGTTCCCTGGGGCCTGGAAAGAACGCATTTGACGCCTACGTGGACTTCGAGATAAGGCACggaaattttgaaaatgtaCGAAAAGTTTACGGACGTTATGTGCTAGCTCACCCAGAGATTTCAACATGGTTGAAATGGGTGGcgtttgagaaaaaacaTGGCGATTCTGATACCACTCGGCAGGTGTTATCTCTGGGTTTAGAtactttttctctttatGAGATATCGAAAGACTCCGACATAGCATCCCTTGTGGGCGCATATGCAGAATGGGAGGCAACTCAGCAAGAGTATGAGCGCTCTAGCGCCTTGTTCGACCTGGCGTCTCAAAGATGGCCGCATAATGGAGATTTAGAGAGGAGAAGAGTCCAATTCGAAAAAATGTATGGGACTAGCACAAATGTTAATGACTCCATTACttcaaagaggaaaagGGAATACGAAATTGCTCTCTCAAATGACCCAAAAGACTACGACACATGGTGGATTTACCTAGATCTCTTACAAAAGCACTATCCGAATCAAGCGATACCAGGGTTTCATAAATCTGTTACAGGTAACGCTCCGGACGGGaaagtcaaaaacctaTCTTGGGAAAGATATATCTATCTATGGCTAAGGTGTTTGACttattttgaacttgacgTTAGTGATCTGAAGGAGACGCGTCGCATGTACAAGCGACTGATAAAAGAAGTAATACCTCACAAATCTTTCACATTTGCCAAAGTTTGGGTAATGTATGCAAAGTTCGAACTGCGGCAAGGCGATATCATGACGGCTCGCAAAATTCTCGGACAGGCCTTGGGAATTTGCCCAAAAAATAAGATTTTTAAGTATTATATTGAGCTTGAGATACAGCTTAAGGAATTTGATCGAGTCCGAAAGATATATGAGCAATATATTGCCTTCAACGCCTTAGAGTCCGATAACTGGCTGGCATATGCAGAACTGGAAGACAACTTAGGTGACGAAGAAAGAGCTCGTGGTATTTTTCACATCGCTCTGTCAGATAAGGTGGGTCTCGATACCAACGAACGTTTTAAGATACTTGAACAACTTATAACGTTCGAAACAAACGCAGGTGAATACGCGAAAGCGCGACAGGCGTACGATGCGTTGGTGCAGCTCAGTGGGTATTCCCCGACAACATATATTGAAAGGGCTATGTTCGAAAGCACAATACCAGCAGACAACCTTTCTAAGGACGACCAGTCTCAAAATATGGCGGAAggtgatgaagatgaacCCCTTGATGTCACCGAAGCCAACAAGCGAAATTCGAGGTCAATTTTCAACAAGGCCTTGGACTTCTATAAGGAACAAGGCGATAAAGAGAGCAGGTGTGCCATGCTAAGAGCACTGAACAGCTATGAAGCTGTTCACGGCACGGTGCAAACTAGGGAAGCTGCTAGAAAAAGGCTTCCCAAGCGGAGGACACTCACAAAGCGAGAAAACAATGTTGAAGTTGAGTATACTGATTATGAATTCCcggaggatgaagaaggagaggTTGGCTTTTCAAACAATGATAAACTTTTAGCCTTAGCTCAAAAGTGGAAGCAAGGGAACACTTAA
- the MSL5 gene encoding mRNA splicing protein MSL5 (some similarities with uniprot|Q12186 Saccharomyces cerevisiae YLR116W MSL5 Component of the commitment complex which defines the first step in the splicing pathway essential protein that interacts with Mud2p and Prp40p forming a bridge between the intron ends also involved in nuclear retention of pre-mRNA), with protein sequence MAMNRKDWESRGRAEVPRDALWGPSAKNSRSNPHNILPTRITGALTQEQIVAYQVMFRIQEITSKLRMNVLNPPAKRSRSPSPPPVYDARGRRTNTREQRYKRKLEEERHRLVEIALKMIPHFVAPDDYKRPTKFQDKYYIPIQKYPEINFMGLLLGPRGNTLRKLQEESGCKIAIRGQGSVKEGKNASELPKGAMNFEEPLHCIISAESEEKIQKGIKACEGVVIRAVTSPEGQNELKRGQLRELAELNGTLREDSRPCPICGLRGHKRFECPNRTTFSQQIVCQRCYQPGHATRDCTFSRPDRGYQRDVSSPAMIYQRNADIGSKRAYRQDDDDDDDESMNPWKRRNQGLNDRNTDFEQTPVSSSYRSRQYRDSHSIDNAEHEYEKSRVPYQGPPGLNNFTSPQNSLSRSPPKHELQGPHKFSNGSSDTAAAFASDRAIPPKEHTVSEDAANSANADQSGASVGDITVPQDDATNNGSEVTFAPPGMYTAPIVNAPPGLNTLAPPAQLFDNVEGDNDRPLAGPPGLTGPPGL encoded by the coding sequence ATGGCAATGAATAGAAAGGATTGGGAGTCTCGTGGCAGAGCAGAAGTTCCGAGAGATGCATTATGGGGTCCTTCAGCCAAAAATAGCCGCTCAAATCCCCATAACATACTTCCAACTAGGATAACTGGCGCACTTACTCAGGAGCAAATAGTTGCATACCAAGTCATGTTTAGGATTCAAGAAATCACCTCAAAGCTCAGGATGAATGTTCTTAACCCACCTGCAAAGCGTAGCCGGTCACCATCTCCTCCCCCGGTTTATGATGCGCGgggaagaagaacaaacaCAAGGGAACAGCGCTACAAGCGGAAGCTTGAGGAGGAAAGACACAGGCTGGTGGAGATAGCACTCAAGATGATACCACACTTTGTAGCTCCCGATGATTACAAGAGACCaacaaaatttcaagacaAGTACTATATTCCAATTCAGAAGTATCCAGAGATCAACTTCATGGGACTCTTGCTCGGTCCTAGAGGCAACACACTcagaaaacttcaagaagagtCGGGCTGCAAAATTGCAATAAGAGGACAAGGATCTGTGAAAGAAGGTAAGAACGCATCGGAACTTCCAAAAGGTGCAatgaattttgaagagccgCTACACTGTATAATAAGCGCAGAAAGCGAGGAAAAGATACAAAAGGGAATAAAAGCATGCGAAGGCGTTGTGATTCGAGCTGTAACTTCTCCTGAGGGCCAGAATGAGCTAAAAAGAGGTCAATTGAGAGAACTGGCAGAGCTAAATGGTACATTGCGAGAAGATAGTAGGCCTTGTCCTATATGTGGGCTGAGAGGACACAAACGATTTGAGTGTCCCAATAGAACAACCTTTAGCCAACAAATCGTTTGCCAAAGATGTTACCAACCAGGACACGCAACAAGGGATTGTACATTTTCGAGGCCCGACAGAGGCTACCAGAGAGACGTTAGCAGCCCTGCCATGATATATCAGAGAAATGCGGATATTGGTAGCAAGCGAGCTTATAGGcaagatgatgatgatgatgatgatgagtCCATGAACCCTTGGAAACGACGTAACCAAGGACTTAATGATCGCAACACTGATTTCGAACAAACCCctgtttcttcatcctACAGATCAAGACAATATCGCGACTCTCATTCTATTGATAATGCAGAACACGAGTACGAGAAATCGAGAGTGCCATACCAAGGCCCTCCTGGACTTAATAATTTCACTTCTCCCCAAAATTCTCTATCACGATCCCCCCCCAAGCATGAATTACAAGGTCCTCacaaattttcaaatggATCGTCAGAtacagctgctgctttcgCTAGTGATAGGGCTATACCACCTAAAGAACACACGGTTTCAGAGGATGCTGCCAATAGTGCCAATGCTGACCAATCTGGGGCTTCAGTTGGGGACATCACGGTTCCTCAGGATGACGCTACAAATAACGGCTCAGAAGTCACATTCGCGCCACCTGGCATGTATACGGCTCCCATAGTGAATGCTCCACCAGGCTTGAACACACTGGCTCCTCCTGCGCAACTTTTCGACAATGTCGAAGGCGACAATGATCGTCCTTTGGCGGGACCACCAGGATTGACGGGTCCTCCGGGTTTATAA